The window AATATATCCTGTTACCATATCGTTAATGAAGTGTTCTGCTAATTCCTCGTTATGGCTACTCCATTCAACGAAACCCCTCTCTCTAAGTTTTTCAAGTGCATTACTATACATATTTTCAACCTCCGAATGTATCACTATCCTTGCGATATTTTACAACAAGAAAAAATAAAGACAAGTTATTAGTTATAACAAATTAATTATATTTAAATTTTTGTAATTCTTTTTTATTTTAGTTTTCTTTAGCTCTAACGTCGTACCAATTTAGCCTCCCGGAATCGTAGCTTTCCCATACAAGGGAAATTTTTCCGAATGTTTTGAGCATTTTACTAAAAGAAATTACTTTTTCATTATCTAAGGTATAGAGATTCATCTCTGGTTGGAAGCACTCCTCAGTATGGTCATTTTCTGAAAAGATATCTCTCTCTGAGTTGTAGTCTTCGGAAGAAAAATAATTCATTTTGGACATTTCCACCAAAGCATCAGCAATATGAGGAAGATCTGCAGTCAGCCAACCGATAGCTTCTTCGTCTTCTTTCAGAAGTTTCCTTAACTGGTTATAAGGTTTTATTGAGTTGGGTGCAACGAGTCCGAAGAGGGCGAGGTTTTTATCTGAGACACCCAATGTTGAAAATGGCAAAGATGCGGTTCCGCCGTAACTAAAACCGGAGAGTGGGCTTGGTTCTGTCCCGAAAAAAAGCTTTTGCCAAAAAGCAGATACTGCCGTTTTTAACAGCTGTTCATCCGCTGTAAATTCAATAATAAAACCGGGAAGGTTAAACCACAGAAGATGATTGTGACCTCCTACTGATGCCACAGTTTTTCCTGTAAGGATTTCGCGTATTTCTTTATTCCTTAGTCCCATCGTTTTCCCGAGAAGAGCAAGATTGTTTAATGGGAGGGGCCAATCTTTTGGGGATCCTTTAAGTTTTGAAATATTGATTCCTAATGAGAATAGCACGGGTTCCGCAGAAAAATATTTTGAATCACTCCACTTTGTTGGTGATACAGACGCAGCAATTAATCTATAAATTTCTTTATCAAGTCCAGATATTTTCCATTTTAACTCTCCTGAGTTTTGATTATTTTCGACGTTTGGTGAATGTCTCCATGCTGCTTGAAAAATAACGGGGGTTCCGTCTTTTCCTCCAAGTGTATTGAAAAATCCCCCATCTGCTATTTCAATATATCCGGGAAATGTTTTTTCTTTTATCCACTTTTTTCTTGTAAGTGATTTTTCTTCTCCTCGTAATGCATTATTCATTTGTTCCAGCAGTTCCAAGTCTGCTACCATTAGTACGTGGTGTTTATCAACTTGGTAGTAGATAGGATAATCAGAGCTGTCTGCATATATTCGCCAACAATTTTTGTTAGTTCCCTGTAAAATCTTTCCATTCTTTATAACTTTTTTTAAAGAGTCGGGAAGTATTCCTTTTTTTAAAGACTTCATTTCATTCTTGCTGTAGCGTAAAGCCAGGTAAATTTCCGGTTTATTTTGATTTTTTTCTTCAATAAGAACTGCGGATTCCATTGCTGTTGACGCAATGGAAAGCATTAGGCTACGTGGAGTGCCATTTTTAAAAAGAGAATCTCCTTTTTCTGTTAAAAAGATAGAAACCGCTCGAGGATACACATACTCCCTGTTCTCTATAAAGATGTAAGGGTTTGTTTCTGTAGGGGCTGGTATAGCGGACATTAAGCGACCACGGAGGGATATATCGAGTAAGATATATATTCCGGTTGTTACTATAATTATTATTAAAAGAAAATAAACAAAAAGTTTTAAACGTTTTAACACCCTTACACCTCCGCTTCTCCCCAAAATGATTTCTCTGTGTATTTTGTGTATATTATATCTTTTTATACAACTTAGTTATGAAATGTAAAATAAGAGTTTTGTTAATTTTTTATAACTTGTGCGGGATATTTTCTGCTGCGGTTTTAATGTATTATTCGTAACAGTTCAGTAAGGCGACATTAATTTATGTATTTAATGGGAACTCACACTTGATAGTAGTTCCTTTAGATGAAGAGGAAACCGTCAGTTTCCCACCTACAAGAGACATCCTTTCCTGCATGTTTGAAAGCCCTCGATGTCCCTTTACTCTTAGCTCCGCAATATTTTCCGGAACGTCAAACCCCTTGCCATCATCCTCTATTTTTAGCAGAATTTTACTTCCAAGGTCACGCAGAGAAATTGTAATTTCATTTGCGTTGGCATGGTTAGCACTATTATTAACTGCTTCTTGAGCCACACGAAAAAAAGCCATAGTGACGTCATTTGGGAGTTCTCTCACTTCATGAAGGTCAAGGTTTATCTTTATTCCCAATTGAGCATTTTGGCGCTCAGAAAGTTCAGTTAGAGCTTGAGCAAGTCCAAGATCGAGCCAGGGCGGTGTTAAATTATTGCAGACCTCTCTCATCTCTCGAACTCCAGCTAAAGCCGCATTTTCTGCTTCTGTGAGCCGCTGTCGCATTTTTTCTGGAGAATCAAAATCAGTTGCAAGCAGTCTCAATCTTTGTATCACAGCAGTTACATCTTGTAGAGGTCCATCGTGAATCTCTCTGGATATCCTTGAGCGTTCCTCTTCCTGAACTTTTACAATGTCTGTGACATATCTTCTATTAAGTACGGCTTTATCTATTGCAGAATGAGCTAAAGTTACTATTGCGGCTCTAAGTTTTTGCAGCTCAGTAACGGCTTCAGGGGCATTCTTTTGTGGAATATCCTCTCCCCATTTCAGTAGAGATATCTCTTCCTCAAGGTCTTTTAACGGCATAATAACTTTTTGCCACATTATAAAAACGGCAAAAATTCCAATCAATCCTAACATCCCCACCATAAATGGCCAGAACGTTGTTAGAGTTACCATTGGTCCTAAAAGTTCCTTTGAGGAGACCGCTGCCAACACAAAAAGATTTTTGTTAAGAACTGGATAGAATGCTATCGTATAATAGTTCCCATCTGCGCCTCGTATTTTACTAGGCACTCCGTAAGTCAATAATTGGTTTGATAAAACGGACATCATTGGTGCGTTTGGAGAGCCATATAAAAGTAGTCCAAATTCGTCAAAAACTGCAAATGTGCCGGGTATGGGCAAGTCTTCTGCAATAAATCCTTCTATCCCAACACCAGGCCTGTATTTCTGCCGCGGTTGCCACATCCCGTCCGGCTTTAAATCCCATCGGGCTGATTCAAGCCTTGCCGCTGCACCACGAGCTAAATTTTGTACATAAGAAGAGGCTAGAGAGTCCATGGTTTTCTCGAATTGACAAAAACCCACCCATGCCAACAGGAATGCTCCGAGGCTCGGTAGAAAAACGGCTATGGTTAGTTGTAGCAATAAATTTTTTCTCAATTGATAAGTTCTTCGAGAGTTACTATCCCATATTTTAATGATAGGAGCATTGCTTCCGTTTTGTTTTTGGCTCCTAATTTATCGTATATGGAAGCAAGGTGCGTCTGTACCGTTCGTTCGCTAATAAAAAGTTGTGTAGCAATTTCTTTGCCTGATAGACCTCTTGCCGCCAACAATAAGACTTCACGTTCTCTTACCGATACAGGTTCCGGGACAAAGCCACCCTCTTCTTCGACGGCACTCGCAACTTCGCTGTCGAGATAGAACCCGCCACGCGCTACTATGCGGATAGCTTTTGAAAGGGTTTCCATATCTGCTGTCTTTAAGACATAACCTCTTGCGCCGGACCTTAATGATGCCATTACGTATTGCTGCGCATCATAAGATGTCAGCATGAGTGAAGCTGTTGGTATGCCGGACTCTTTTATTTTTCTAGCCAAAGCTACACCATCTATGCCGGGCATACGAATGTCAAGAAGTGCCACTTGTGGTTTATACTTTTGTATTCCTGCCCATGCAGCATCGCCATCGGCGTATTCTCCTACCACGTTAAAGTCTGATTCTTTGGTAAGATACCCTTTCATTCCCTCTCTTGTTAGGGGATGATCATCCGCAAGAATAATTGAAATTGACATTTAGTACTCCTCCTTTTTAACGTAAAAATGTTCTTATATCTTTTAATCCGTTTCTTGTTTATCAAGTTGATAGTTTGCTTTTGTCATATTACAAACTTAGGTTCTCTTCCTACCGAAAGTTTCTTTGTGTTTAGCTAAGCCTTCTCAGAAGCGTGTGCGTTGTTCAAAGTATCATCAATATTTAGTTTTACTATTTCAATTCCCGATTCCTTTAAAATTGAACGAGCCAAATCGTCGGGATAAGAGTGGAGGTAAACAATTCTTTCACATCCCGCGTTTATGAGAGCTTTTGTACAATAAATACAGGGCTCATGAGTGCAATATAGCCAACATCCTTGTGTTGCAATACCATTGGCAGCTGCTTGTGCAATAGCGTTTATTTCAGCATGAGAACCGCGACATATTTCATGTCTTTCACCCGAAGGGATATTTAAGGTTTCTCGCAAGCAACCTCTAACATCGCAGTGAACTATTTTTTTAGGAGCTCCGTTATACCCGGTGCTTAAAATTTGTCTGTTTTTTACAAGTACTGCTCCGACAGAGCGCCTTAGACAAGTGCTTCTTGTTGCAACGACAGAAGCTATTTGTGAAAAATATATATCCCAGTCGGGTCTTTGTTTTAACATCTTTTAAACACCACTCCCAATAATATTATAGGTTAAACTTATCTAGTAGTATCAATTTTTGCGATAGAAAATTGCTTAATTTTAAAAACAGAGAGTTTTATTCTCTCAATTAGTGTATATAAAGATATTCTGTACGTCTAGGGATTAGACAGTTGTCGCAATGTTTTTATTTAACAGGATGTAGTCCATTGCAGCTATTGCAAAAGCATAGTGCAACATGCTAAACTGTTATATTGCGAGGGCCCGTAGCTCAGTTGGATAGAGCGATTGCCTCCTAAGCAGTAGGTCATCAGTTCAATTCTGGTCGGGCCCGCCATTTTCAAAAAAGTAAAACGACACGTTCGGAGTGTTTTTCGAGCGTGTCGTTTTTTTGAATCATGTTTTATTTATAGCTGAAGAGCAACTGTTTGCTGTTCATTATTACGAGAATAGGTTATTTTTAGTATGGCTCCATTTTTAGCCCTATTTTCAACATAAGCTCCAATGTTTTCGACTTTCAGATTTTTAATGTCATAGGTATCGATTTTTACAATGTAGTCTCCGTTTCTAATGTCCGCCATTTGTGCCGGTGAAGGGCTATCAATTATTCCAACGAGCAATCGCCCCTCTGGATCACGAGAGCTTTCAGAAATATCAAAGCCCACATATTTTCTGAAAGAAGAAATAGGCGTCGGTTCTAAGTAGGAAGCTTTTTCCTCTGCAGATACCCCATATTCTGAGGAAATGGTTGTAACCTTTAACTGATTAAGATTTTTTAAAAAAGTATATTTTAGCTTCACATCTTCTTTTAAACCAGTTACGGTAAGGACCGTTATTGTGGAGCGATCATCCAGAATGGGCGAGTATCCTCGTTCATTCCAGTGTGTTTTTAAGTATGCTGTTGTATTTGCCAGCCCATTTTTAGCAATGAGTCCTGTTACGTTTGTTATTTCTGTCCGAACGGTGTTATCGCAGAAATCTTGTACATCGTTTAATTTCTTTTCGTAAGCCTCTTTTTCAGCAGTTTTAACTCGTTCATTATACGAGTTATTATTTGCAATAAGCATTCCGAGAAGAAGTCCGGTGCCACCAGCTATTGCCCAATCAGATCCACTGTATCTGTAGTAACGATTGCCCAAATGATGACGATGTCGATAATAGTGTCTGGCAGGTAAAGGCCTGTGATATCTCAAGGGTCTTGCTTGAGCCGCTGGAACAAAAATCAGAGATATTATTAGGTAAAGAGAAATTGTACGCAACTTCATTTTTAAACACTCCTTTCAACTCTCTATGCGTCTTGCTTGTAACTTAGGCAGAGAGAATGGAATAGTTCAAGATTATTCGCAACGTCTTTCTTTGCGATTCCAACAAATGTGTGTATGTTTTTATTGTCAAATAACATAGTAAGGAAAAGAAGCCCATCTTCCTCAGAGTTATCTTTTTTTACGTCTGCTACTATTTCTATTCCTTGCAACCCATCTATAGTT of the Synergistaceae bacterium genome contains:
- a CDS encoding sensor histidine kinase; translated protein: MRKNLLLQLTIAVFLPSLGAFLLAWVGFCQFEKTMDSLASSYVQNLARGAAARLESARWDLKPDGMWQPRQKYRPGVGIEGFIAEDLPIPGTFAVFDEFGLLLYGSPNAPMMSVLSNQLLTYGVPSKIRGADGNYYTIAFYPVLNKNLFVLAAVSSKELLGPMVTLTTFWPFMVGMLGLIGIFAVFIMWQKVIMPLKDLEEEISLLKWGEDIPQKNAPEAVTELQKLRAAIVTLAHSAIDKAVLNRRYVTDIVKVQEEERSRISREIHDGPLQDVTAVIQRLRLLATDFDSPEKMRQRLTEAENAALAGVREMREVCNNLTPPWLDLGLAQALTELSERQNAQLGIKINLDLHEVRELPNDVTMAFFRVAQEAVNNSANHANANEITISLRDLGSKILLKIEDDGKGFDVPENIAELRVKGHRGLSNMQERMSLVGGKLTVSSSSKGTTIKCEFPLNT
- a CDS encoding response regulator transcription factor, producing the protein MSISIILADDHPLTREGMKGYLTKESDFNVVGEYADGDAAWAGIQKYKPQVALLDIRMPGIDGVALARKIKESGIPTASLMLTSYDAQQYVMASLRSGARGYVLKTADMETLSKAIRIVARGGFYLDSEVASAVEEEGGFVPEPVSVREREVLLLAARGLSGKEIATQLFISERTVQTHLASIYDKLGAKNKTEAMLLSLKYGIVTLEELIN
- a CDS encoding cytidine deaminase, which produces MLKQRPDWDIYFSQIASVVATRSTCLRRSVGAVLVKNRQILSTGYNGAPKKIVHCDVRGCLRETLNIPSGERHEICRGSHAEINAIAQAAANGIATQGCWLYCTHEPCIYCTKALINAGCERIVYLHSYPDDLARSILKESGIEIVKLNIDDTLNNAHASEKA
- a CDS encoding PDZ domain-containing protein, which translates into the protein MKLRTISLYLIISLIFVPAAQARPLRYHRPLPARHYYRHRHHLGNRYYRYSGSDWAIAGGTGLLLGMLIANNNSYNERVKTAEKEAYEKKLNDVQDFCDNTVRTEITNVTGLIAKNGLANTTAYLKTHWNERGYSPILDDRSTITVLTVTGLKEDVKLKYTFLKNLNQLKVTTISSEYGVSAEEKASYLEPTPISSFRKYVGFDISESSRDPEGRLLVGIIDSPSPAQMADIRNGDYIVKIDTYDIKNLKVENIGAYVENRAKNGAILKITYSRNNEQQTVALQL